tggatttgcttatgtggcactttGTTATTAGAAACCGTACCTTATTTGTGTAAGGCATAAAAAAATGGTGTTTGTGCTTGTCTGATACTATGCATTCTTGTGTGGGTATGGTCAAAAACATTATTAGTTCCCAGATGAACTTCGTTATATATGCTCGTGTGTGTGGCCGAACTTGAGAAATTCAGCTCAGATGGTGGTTCGTCCTTGACAGCCTGTCAGCGTGCCCATGTTCTTCTGTGTGAGTGAGTGATGCTAGCACTGGAGGGACATGATGGGTGAATGGATCGCACATCTAAACAGCCTGTCAGCGACATGGGATGCTACTGTAGGTAAATATGGAATACGGTGTGGGTGTTACAGTTGTGAGCTTGAATACATGACATAAATGCGTCTCTGCACCAGCTTGAATCGATTACTGACGACCATGATACCGAGctgcatggagctcggcctccaaacagCATTTTCGGTCTTGTAGTGACTAAAAACCCTTAAAATATTTATCTTTCTTGTGTCACTTTGGAGCCGTGCAAGATGAAAGTTTCATGCATAGTTTTGCATGAGAGAAAGAAGCGATGAATCTTCTTTTCAACTCTGTCTCCCCCACTTCAGTCGTTTGTGATAAAACCTATCTAAATCGAAGAGCCAGCCCCTAGCTTTCTAATACTGAAACCAGCGTACCATCGATGTATTGGCTTATAGAGAGCCCATTAGATTGATCTTAAGCTGGTTCCCTTGAACCAAACATTCATGATTCATCTCTAGGAGCACAAGATACGCCAATACAGGACATGTATGCACGTATATATTACACAATAGTATAACAAACACTCCCTAAAATGGAAAAAAGATCAACAGTTTAACAAGCACATAACACTAGTAACACACGCGCATACATATACTCACTCCGTAAGTATAGATCCAAACAAGCTTTTCACTGGTCACTGTTTACAATATACTATATGGGTATTAGAATTTATTCCATGGACGACACGCAGCAAAGGCGCCAGATTTACGATGCATGGCATCTATCGTACGCGAGAGTTGTCTCGTGATGTACCTGCTCACGAGATAACGTAGGGGAGCTCTAGGCTCTATAGCTAGGCGCTGTCGCGTAGCCGCTGAAGCAGCGCGGAGCGGATGGCGGCGCCGTCATCGTGCTGCAGCGCGGCCGGCACGTCCACCACGACGTCCTGCACCGTCGCGCCCTGCACGCGGCTCACGCACGCGTGCTGCACCTGCAGCTCCAGCGACCGGAGCGCGCTCATCAGCCGCGCCGGCGCGTGCGGGGCGGACCCCGCGGCCGTGGTCACGCGCACCGCCGCCGCGTCCCGCCCCACCATCCGCACTTCCACCGTCTCGTCTCCTGCTAGAAAGTGCTGGAAGGAGGCGCCGCCACCGCCGAGGGAGGCCGAGTTAGTGTCCCACCTCGCGGCGGCCGCCTGCTTGCTCTCGTCCTCGAGCCGGGCAACGCGGGCGCGCAGCTCGGCGATGTATGCGGCGGCGTCGGCGAGGAGGGAGGCCTTGTCCATGCGGGACACGGTGGGGACGGCAGCGCGGAGGTCGCAGAAGCGGCGGTTCAGTTTGTCGCGGCGCTGCCGCTCGGCCTCCACGTGGCTGACAGTGGGGCCCTCGGGGCGTGGCCCGGGCTTCCTGCC
Above is a window of Triticum dicoccoides isolate Atlit2015 ecotype Zavitan chromosome 5B, WEW_v2.0, whole genome shotgun sequence DNA encoding:
- the LOC119305901 gene encoding transcription factor MYC2-like — its product is MDDELLSPCSSFFPVSPPSGQYEHPHHQFIEFASCEVPEQWLLRDVVVPAKSEDAGDLWPAGSLLSTDSELSELPAASLPASTESTPRPAPKRRGRKPGPRPEGPTVSHVEAERQRRDKLNRRFCDLRAAVPTVSRMDKASLLADAAAYIAELRARVARLEDESKQAAAARWDTNSASLGGGGASFQHFLAGDETVEVRMVGRDAAAVRVTTAAGSAPHAPARLMSALRSLELQVQHACVSRVQGATVQDVVVDVPAALQHDDGAAIRSALLQRLRDSA